The following coding sequences lie in one Pseudomonas syringae CC1557 genomic window:
- the syrC gene encoding syringomycin E biosynthesis aminoacyltransferase SyrC — protein MTISSDAAMRLCETVRMLRHLALNLPDPVCLSFLAWENGPLPEPACSSVRATERAINAAFARIGVRTLQYLHGGEAQLSSFEYFISRKICEALDYSYKHFDDAGDVTAFNRLLKHFEFDGAVPHIETLLLTTHDHAPLLVHASARRELPPLVLALPCGIPFDLCRDWFDALSERFFVVTWETRGLFGACEAFDRIAVDTDAQVADMISVMNHFRLSTAHLMGICGGAVIALSAAAAHADRVNSLSLWHGDYNLDDNDLRTAHQQNFEWLMESAAQDRGEAADLQAMFLDQATLATTPESIAHVVLYPYVNPELFYRYARLNDALNKTELAPRLARITAPTLVVAGDADATTHIGGSRHIAASIKDATLHVERDGSHLAFFASTQQSKQIAFSFLEEVLQPAVA, from the coding sequence ATGACTATTTCCTCCGACGCAGCGATGCGTCTGTGCGAGACGGTGAGGATGCTCAGGCACCTTGCCCTGAATTTGCCCGATCCTGTATGCCTGAGCTTTCTCGCCTGGGAAAACGGCCCGCTGCCAGAGCCGGCGTGCTCCAGCGTGCGGGCCACAGAGCGGGCGATCAATGCCGCGTTTGCGCGCATTGGTGTGCGTACCCTGCAGTACTTGCACGGTGGCGAGGCACAACTGTCGTCATTTGAATATTTTATAAGCCGCAAAATCTGCGAAGCGCTCGACTATAGCTACAAGCACTTCGATGATGCTGGAGACGTCACCGCATTCAATCGACTGCTCAAGCATTTTGAATTCGACGGTGCAGTGCCGCATATAGAGACACTGCTCCTGACCACTCATGACCATGCCCCGTTGTTGGTGCATGCCAGTGCCCGCCGTGAGCTGCCTCCCTTGGTTCTGGCACTGCCCTGCGGCATTCCGTTCGATCTCTGCCGCGACTGGTTCGACGCCTTGAGCGAACGCTTTTTTGTCGTGACCTGGGAAACCCGAGGGTTGTTCGGTGCCTGCGAGGCGTTCGACCGGATTGCGGTGGACACCGACGCCCAGGTCGCCGACATGATCAGCGTGATGAATCACTTCAGGTTATCGACCGCACACCTGATGGGCATATGCGGCGGCGCTGTGATAGCCCTAAGCGCCGCGGCTGCTCACGCCGACCGGGTCAACTCCCTGAGCCTGTGGCATGGCGATTACAATCTGGACGACAACGACCTGCGCACCGCTCATCAGCAAAACTTCGAGTGGCTGATGGAAAGCGCAGCTCAGGATCGTGGCGAGGCTGCTGACCTGCAAGCGATGTTCCTGGATCAGGCAACACTGGCAACCACCCCTGAGTCCATTGCCCATGTGGTGCTTTACCCCTACGTCAATCCCGAGTTGTTCTATCGCTATGCGCGCTTGAACGACGCGCTGAACAAGACCGAGCTGGCCCCACGACTGGCCCGCATTACCGCGCCGACCCTGGTGGTGGCTGGCGATGCCGATGCAACCACGCACATAGGCGGCTCGCGGCATATTGCGGCGTCGATAAAGGACGCCACGCTACATGTGGAGCGCGACGGCAGCCACTTGGCGTTTTTTGCTTCTACCCAGCAATCAAAACAAATTGCGTTCAGCTTCCTCGAAGAAGTCCTTCAGCCAGCCGTGGCCTGA
- a CDS encoding cyclic peptide export ABC transporter has product MKTKQEKKTRPGSIMRLLWSSHPWLTFFTLVTGLISGVASIAVVNVINQAIHDETFQRQSLFWFVGLSAVALLFRNGAALFPAYASMRIMTRLRIALCRKILGTPLEEVDRRGAPNVLTMLTSDIPQLNATLLMMPTILVESAVFLFGIAYLAYLSWVVFAITVALMMLGVALYLLFFMGGMKFSHKVRDEFTAFNEHTHALVFGLKELKLNGIRRRWFSRSAIQESSARVAKYNYIERLWFTAADNVGQLSLSLMVGCLLFAAPMFSVIDAKTMSASVLAVLYIMGPLVMLVSAMPMIAQGRIACARLADFGFSINEPHPEPETGDVDNVLFLDHKKSWESIQLKNIHMSYKDPLSSSGFALGPIDLTIHSGELIYIVGGNGCGKSTLAKVLCGLYIPKEGQLLLDGTVITEDSRSNYRDLFSAVFSDFHLFNRLIGPDEKEQASTDQAQKYLSTLGLEDKVKIEGHSYSTTKALSYGQQKRLALVCAYLEDRPIYLLDEWAADQDPPFKRFFYEELLPDLKQRGKTVLIITHDDQYFQLADRIIKLVDGCIVSDVKCEPQGRRA; this is encoded by the coding sequence ATGAAAACCAAGCAAGAGAAGAAGACCAGACCGGGCTCGATCATGCGTCTGTTGTGGAGCAGTCATCCCTGGCTGACGTTCTTTACGCTGGTTACCGGGCTCATCAGCGGCGTGGCGTCCATTGCCGTGGTCAATGTGATCAACCAGGCGATTCACGACGAGACCTTTCAGCGTCAGTCATTGTTCTGGTTCGTTGGTCTGAGCGCGGTGGCTCTGCTGTTCCGCAACGGTGCGGCGCTGTTTCCGGCCTATGCCAGCATGCGCATCATGACCCGCCTGCGCATTGCACTGTGCCGCAAGATCCTCGGCACGCCGCTTGAGGAAGTCGACCGCCGCGGTGCGCCGAATGTCCTGACGATGCTCACCAGCGATATTCCGCAACTCAACGCTACGTTGTTGATGATGCCAACGATCCTGGTGGAGTCGGCTGTGTTTCTGTTCGGTATTGCCTACCTTGCGTACCTGTCCTGGGTGGTGTTCGCGATCACCGTCGCTCTGATGATGCTGGGAGTTGCGCTGTACCTGCTGTTTTTCATGGGCGGCATGAAGTTCAGCCACAAGGTGCGCGACGAGTTCACGGCGTTCAATGAACACACGCACGCGCTGGTGTTCGGCCTCAAGGAGCTGAAACTCAACGGTATTCGCCGCCGCTGGTTCAGCCGCTCGGCGATCCAGGAGTCTTCGGCCCGGGTCGCGAAGTACAACTACATTGAACGGCTCTGGTTCACCGCCGCCGACAACGTTGGCCAACTGAGTCTGTCGCTAATGGTCGGTTGCCTGCTGTTCGCAGCGCCGATGTTCTCTGTTATCGATGCCAAGACCATGAGCGCCAGTGTGCTGGCGGTGCTGTACATCATGGGCCCGTTGGTGATGCTGGTCAGCGCCATGCCCATGATCGCCCAGGGACGTATTGCCTGCGCGCGCCTGGCGGATTTCGGCTTTTCCATTAACGAGCCGCATCCGGAACCTGAAACCGGCGACGTCGACAATGTGCTGTTCCTCGACCATAAGAAGTCCTGGGAAAGTATCCAGTTGAAGAACATACACATGAGCTACAAGGACCCACTGAGCAGTTCCGGTTTTGCTTTGGGCCCTATCGACCTGACAATCCACTCTGGTGAGTTGATCTACATTGTCGGCGGCAACGGTTGTGGCAAAAGTACCCTGGCCAAGGTGCTCTGCGGCCTGTACATCCCGAAAGAAGGTCAGCTACTGCTCGACGGTACGGTAATCACCGAAGACTCGCGCAGCAACTATCGCGATCTGTTCTCGGCGGTATTCTCCGACTTCCACCTGTTCAACCGGCTGATAGGTCCTGACGAGAAAGAGCAGGCCAGCACCGACCAGGCGCAAAAATACCTGTCGACTCTGGGCCTGGAAGACAAGGTCAAGATCGAAGGACACAGTTATTCGACTACCAAAGCCTTGTCATACGGCCAGCAGAAACGCCTGGCCCTGGTTTGCGCCTATCTGGAAGACCGTCCGATTTACCTGCTGGACGAATGGGCCGCCGACCAGGACCCGCCATTCAAGCGTTTCTTCTATGAGGAACTGCTGCCAGACCTCAAACAGCGCGGCAAGACGGTACTGATCATCACTCACGATGACCAGTACTTCCAGCTGGCCGATCGCATCATCAAGTTGGTCGACGGTTGCATCGTCTCCGACGTGAAGTGCGAGCCCCAGGGCAGGCGCGCCTGA
- a CDS encoding MFS transporter, with protein sequence MSVWRRWRSFKGFDLGRSFYFLWSGESLAIIGMALTEFALGVWVYTSTGSAFSFAGVVLAATLPAVLFLPLAGGLADRVSHRLIIICCDVSLALLLSGVIGLLWFDRLELVHMYIFNCMASIVSAFRTPAYQAAVSEIVSPQKYTQASGLMGITKNASSLVAPLLAGMIIAKAGLASVLMVDLLTFCSGTLLVIKAFSHLRPVQEHGVPSAEEAVFSGALSNVMAGLKFFAASHVMTWLLVYTVMRSALLSLVTLMMTPLLLSTLGSDSLGMAYTWAALGGLFGAGVLVSMSNRRRLMVMAVIADLLLSICIIVLGLVSQTVSYCAVAFCAIMVASIADAGVTALWMSHIPVGNRASVFALISMLTIVSTSLAIFFGGLLVDHWFGPALSLGGVYADSIGVWLGVGEGRGVGLLFVVTGAGFALLALGALLYGPLRRLEGPQSEVSDERVSDTHQIDAL encoded by the coding sequence GTGAGTGTCTGGCGCCGTTGGCGCTCATTCAAAGGTTTCGATCTGGGGCGCAGCTTTTACTTCCTCTGGTCAGGCGAGTCTCTTGCAATCATTGGTATGGCGCTGACCGAGTTCGCACTTGGTGTCTGGGTCTATACCAGTACCGGTTCGGCGTTTTCCTTTGCTGGCGTGGTATTGGCAGCAACCTTGCCGGCGGTTCTGTTCCTGCCGCTGGCGGGAGGGCTCGCCGACCGCGTCAGTCACCGGCTGATCATCATTTGTTGCGACGTGAGCCTGGCGTTGTTGCTGTCCGGTGTGATCGGTCTGCTCTGGTTCGATCGTCTGGAGCTGGTACACATGTATATCTTCAACTGTATGGCCTCTATTGTTTCGGCGTTCCGCACCCCGGCGTATCAGGCGGCTGTCAGTGAGATTGTGAGCCCGCAAAAATATACCCAGGCCTCCGGGCTGATGGGCATTACCAAAAATGCGTCGTCGCTGGTCGCTCCGCTGTTGGCGGGCATGATTATAGCCAAGGCCGGTTTGGCCAGCGTGCTGATGGTGGATTTGCTGACTTTCTGCTCTGGCACCTTGCTGGTGATCAAGGCATTTTCCCATCTGCGCCCGGTGCAGGAGCACGGCGTGCCCAGTGCGGAGGAGGCGGTGTTCAGCGGTGCGCTGAGCAATGTAATGGCCGGACTGAAATTCTTCGCTGCCAGCCATGTGATGACTTGGCTACTGGTCTACACCGTGATGCGCAGTGCATTGCTGTCGCTGGTGACGCTGATGATGACGCCGTTGCTGTTATCGACGCTGGGCAGCGACAGCCTGGGCATGGCCTACACGTGGGCTGCATTGGGCGGCCTGTTCGGCGCCGGAGTGCTGGTGTCCATGAGCAATCGGCGCAGGTTGATGGTGATGGCGGTAATAGCCGACCTGCTGTTGTCGATCTGCATCATTGTCCTGGGGCTGGTCTCGCAGACCGTGTCCTACTGTGCAGTGGCTTTCTGCGCAATCATGGTGGCGAGCATTGCCGATGCCGGAGTTACCGCCCTGTGGATGAGCCATATCCCAGTCGGCAATCGCGCCAGTGTCTTTGCCCTGATCAGCATGTTGACCATTGTCAGCACCAGCCTTGCGATCTTTTTCGGAGGTCTTCTGGTGGATCATTGGTTCGGGCCTGCACTGAGCCTCGGCGGTGTTTATGCCGATTCGATTGGCGTGTGGCTCGGGGTTGGCGAGGGGCGCGGAGTAGGGCTGCTTTTTGTGGTCACTGGCGCGGGTTTTGCGCTGCTGGCCCTGGGTGCGCTGTTGTACGGTCCGCTTCGCCGCCTGGAAGGTCCGCAGTCGGAAGTATCTGACGAGCGAGTCAGTGACACGCACCAGATTGATGCACTCTGA
- a CDS encoding aspartyl/asparaginyl beta-hydroxylase domain-containing protein, which translates to MRPSFYEPHRFPQLQNLADNWEVIREEFLALDAPTLSINRVGKSITQLVEELNQHMAAGGEYGWLWGWGDGDVPMPEWTQYALMAYDQPIPYAQTAMPRTLELLSQIPGVKLCALLRMEPNVFIVTHSHGGTWEEGLLHMQLTIDAPIKQSYAYLNVNGKFNHSTNGNLVIFDGSLDHFAVNAAEEEYRTVMYLEFDREKHMIDG; encoded by the coding sequence ATGCGTCCGTCGTTTTACGAACCTCATCGCTTTCCCCAGCTGCAGAACCTTGCTGATAATTGGGAAGTGATTCGTGAAGAGTTTCTAGCCCTTGATGCACCGACCCTGAGCATTAATCGCGTGGGCAAGTCGATCACCCAGCTCGTTGAAGAGTTGAACCAGCACATGGCCGCCGGCGGCGAATATGGCTGGCTCTGGGGTTGGGGGGACGGGGACGTTCCGATGCCAGAGTGGACTCAGTACGCCCTGATGGCCTACGACCAGCCGATCCCCTACGCTCAAACCGCAATGCCCAGGACTCTTGAGCTGTTGAGTCAGATTCCCGGTGTCAAGCTATGTGCCTTGTTGCGCATGGAACCCAACGTATTCATCGTGACCCACTCCCATGGCGGTACTTGGGAAGAGGGTTTGCTGCACATGCAATTGACCATCGACGCGCCAATCAAGCAGAGCTACGCCTACCTCAACGTCAACGGCAAGTTCAACCACTCCACCAACGGCAACCTGGTGATCTTCGACGGCTCCCTCGACCACTTCGCGGTCAATGCAGCAGAAGAAGAATATCGCACGGTGATGTATCTCGAATTTGATCGAGAAAAGCACATGATTGACGGATAG
- a CDS encoding TauD/TfdA family dioxygenase encodes MSLQADTAPVFADQQQSDAPTWPDGVADRLVRLSLLADGISLPMVVEPVADGLDPAQWASARREAIEALLCRHGAVLFRGFDLPSVAAFEAFAEALSPGLHGTYGDLPKKEGGRNVYRSTPYPEREMILYHNESSHLESWPRKQWFFCEKPSQVGGATPLADIRQVLAYLPKEVIERFESKGLLYSRTFTAGVEPSWESFFGTAERSVIEQRCREQGTDFEWLDGDTLQLRTRCPAVISHPFTGERCFFNQVQLHHPYCMGEELREDLLDMFGPDRLPRLVSYGDGSAIEDSVMALIGEAYEACAVRFDWRKGDVVMLDNMLVAHARDPYEEPRLIVVAMGEMTARGDVWQPA; translated from the coding sequence ATGAGTCTTCAAGCTGACACTGCGCCCGTTTTCGCTGATCAACAGCAATCGGATGCGCCAACCTGGCCCGACGGGGTCGCTGACCGCTTGGTGCGGTTGTCTCTGCTGGCGGACGGCATCAGTTTGCCGATGGTCGTCGAGCCAGTCGCTGACGGTCTGGACCCGGCTCAGTGGGCCAGCGCGCGTCGCGAGGCGATTGAGGCACTGCTGTGTCGTCACGGCGCGGTGTTGTTTCGCGGGTTTGATCTGCCTTCGGTCGCCGCCTTCGAAGCATTTGCCGAGGCGCTGTCGCCTGGCCTGCACGGCACATATGGCGATCTTCCAAAGAAGGAAGGCGGGCGCAATGTCTACCGTTCAACGCCGTATCCCGAGCGCGAAATGATCCTTTATCACAATGAGAGTTCGCACCTTGAAAGCTGGCCTCGCAAGCAATGGTTCTTCTGCGAGAAGCCATCGCAAGTGGGCGGAGCGACCCCGCTGGCGGACATCCGCCAAGTGCTTGCCTACCTGCCCAAAGAGGTGATCGAGCGCTTTGAAAGCAAAGGCCTGCTTTACAGCCGCACCTTCACCGCCGGTGTCGAGCCAAGCTGGGAATCGTTCTTCGGCACCGCTGAACGCAGCGTTATCGAGCAGCGTTGCCGCGAACAGGGTACGGACTTCGAATGGCTTGACGGCGACACACTACAGCTTCGCACCCGGTGCCCGGCAGTGATCAGCCATCCGTTCACAGGCGAGCGCTGCTTTTTCAATCAGGTGCAGTTGCATCACCCCTATTGCATGGGCGAAGAACTGCGCGAGGACCTGCTCGACATGTTCGGCCCCGACCGCCTGCCACGGCTGGTCAGTTATGGCGACGGTTCAGCCATCGAAGACTCGGTGATGGCCTTGATCGGTGAAGCCTACGAGGCTTGCGCGGTGCGCTTCGACTGGCGCAAGGGTGATGTGGTGATGCTTGACAACATGCTCGTCGCCCATGCCCGTGATCCTTATGAAGAGCCGCGGCTGATCGTTGTGGCCATGGGTGAGATGACCGCTCGGGGCGATGTCTGGCAACCGGCCTGA
- the syrB2 gene encoding syringomycin E biosynthesis L-threonyl-[L-threonyl-carrier protein] 4-chlorinase SyrB2, with protein sequence MSKKFALTAEQRASFEKNGFIGPFDAYTPEEMKETWKRTRLRLLDRSAAAYQDLDAISGGTNIANYDRHLDDDFLASHICRPEICDRVESILGPNVLCWRTEFFPKYPGDEGTDWHQADTFANASGKPQIIWPENEEFGGTITVWTAFTDANIANGCLQFIPGTQNSMNYDETKRMSYEPDANNSVVKDGVRRGFFGYDYRQLQIDENWKPDEASAVPMQMKAGQFIIFWSTLMHASYPHSGESQEMRMGFASRYVPSFVHVYPDSDHIEEYGGRISLEKYGAVQVIGDETPEYNRLVTHTTRGKKFEAV encoded by the coding sequence ATGAGCAAAAAATTCGCATTAACTGCTGAACAGCGTGCCTCGTTCGAGAAAAACGGCTTTATCGGTCCGTTTGACGCCTATACGCCAGAAGAAATGAAGGAAACCTGGAAGCGCACCCGTCTACGCCTACTCGACCGCAGCGCCGCGGCCTACCAGGATCTGGACGCCATTTCCGGGGGCACCAACATCGCCAACTACGACCGCCATCTGGACGATGACTTCCTGGCCAGCCATATCTGCCGCCCGGAAATCTGTGACCGCGTCGAAAGCATTCTGGGCCCGAACGTGCTCTGCTGGCGCACCGAGTTCTTTCCCAAGTATCCGGGTGATGAAGGCACCGACTGGCATCAGGCCGATACGTTCGCCAACGCTTCCGGCAAGCCGCAGATCATCTGGCCGGAAAACGAAGAGTTCGGCGGCACCATCACTGTCTGGACCGCGTTCACCGACGCCAACATTGCCAATGGTTGCCTACAGTTCATTCCGGGCACCCAGAACAGCATGAACTACGACGAAACCAAGCGCATGAGCTATGAGCCTGACGCCAACAATTCGGTGGTCAAGGACGGTGTGCGTCGCGGTTTCTTCGGTTATGACTATCGCCAGTTGCAGATCGATGAGAACTGGAAACCCGACGAGGCCTCTGCTGTACCCATGCAGATGAAAGCCGGGCAATTCATCATTTTCTGGTCAACGCTTATGCACGCATCCTATCCGCATAGCGGCGAATCACAGGAGATGCGCATGGGCTTCGCGTCACGCTACGTACCGTCGTTCGTGCACGTCTACCCGGATTCGGACCACATCGAAGAGTACGGTGGCCGTATCAGCCTGGAGAAGTACGGCGCGGTGCAGGTGATCGGTGATGAAACACCGGAATACAACCGCCTCGTGACGCATACCACTCGTGGCAAGAAATTCGAAGCGGTCTGA
- the syrB1 gene encoding syringomycin E biosynthesis L-threonine--[L-threonyl-carrier protein] ligase SyrB1: MPIKNTDESPSAASAPLKPGAFLHEMFSDRARQFPDRTAVSDAARTMSYAQLDALSTKLAARLRDEGVTYGTRVGMYLPRSVDLVTSLLGILKAGGTYVPVDPQYPGKRVEHIVRDSELSLIIGDAANLPKIPSLRVLTLDELLSAPALQPAAEDTRIDPSNSTAYIIYTSGSTGEPKGVQVSHGNVSRLLESTQRAYGFNAQDVWSMFHSIGFDFSVWEIWGALAHGGQVAVVPYDVSRSPASLRQWLADQRVTVLSQTPSAFRGLDEADRGSNAPLALRYIVFGGEALPAAVLRPWVERHGDQTPALINMYGITEATVHTTFKRVLAQDLETAAMVSLGKPLDGWRLHLLDASQAPVAQGTTGELYIEGAGVAQGYMNRDALNVERFVELPGAVRAYRTGDLMTLESNGEYRYAGRCDEQLKISGFRIEPGEIEAALQTSPNVTAAHVGVHDYGDGDLRLVAYVVPGQGVDAWTEQSRSEVAALMADSLPEYMRPSVYVPLAALPVTQHGKIDKKQLPSPAAETTSLRAADVKGLSEQEHFVLKVWSEDLGLKNIGVNDDFFDFGGTSLALIRSLSKLKMHYKINLDPGILADGATAKVLAGHISRSLVQAH; this comes from the coding sequence ATGCCGATTAAGAACACTGACGAATCGCCCAGCGCTGCGTCAGCCCCTCTCAAGCCCGGTGCTTTCCTGCACGAGATGTTCAGTGACAGGGCGCGACAATTTCCTGATCGCACTGCCGTCAGCGATGCGGCCCGGACGATGAGCTACGCACAGCTTGACGCGCTGTCGACAAAGCTGGCCGCACGGTTACGCGATGAAGGTGTGACGTACGGAACGCGTGTGGGTATGTACCTGCCGCGCAGCGTCGATCTGGTCACCAGCCTGCTCGGCATTCTCAAAGCCGGTGGCACCTATGTGCCGGTCGACCCGCAATACCCTGGCAAACGCGTCGAGCACATCGTGCGCGACAGCGAGCTGAGCCTGATCATCGGCGATGCTGCCAACCTGCCGAAAATACCGTCTCTGCGCGTATTGACACTCGACGAGTTACTGTCCGCGCCGGCGTTGCAACCAGCCGCTGAAGACACCCGTATCGACCCGAGTAATTCCACTGCCTACATCATCTACACCTCTGGCTCCACCGGTGAGCCCAAGGGCGTTCAGGTTTCCCATGGCAACGTCAGTCGCCTGCTGGAAAGTACTCAACGCGCCTATGGCTTCAACGCCCAGGACGTCTGGTCGATGTTCCACTCCATCGGTTTCGACTTCTCGGTCTGGGAAATCTGGGGTGCCCTCGCCCACGGCGGACAGGTGGCGGTTGTCCCGTATGACGTTTCGCGCTCGCCTGCCAGCCTGCGTCAATGGCTCGCCGATCAGCGCGTCACCGTGCTCAGCCAGACGCCATCGGCTTTCCGTGGTCTTGATGAGGCCGACCGTGGCAGCAATGCTCCTCTGGCGTTGCGCTATATAGTGTTCGGTGGCGAAGCGTTACCCGCCGCCGTGCTGCGTCCCTGGGTCGAGCGCCATGGTGATCAGACGCCTGCGCTGATCAACATGTACGGCATCACTGAAGCCACCGTTCACACCACCTTCAAGCGAGTGTTGGCGCAAGACCTGGAGACAGCGGCCATGGTTTCGCTGGGCAAGCCTCTGGACGGCTGGCGCCTGCACCTGCTTGACGCAAGTCAGGCCCCGGTCGCGCAAGGCACCACGGGCGAGCTTTACATCGAAGGTGCCGGTGTGGCTCAGGGCTATATGAATCGTGACGCGCTCAACGTCGAGCGATTCGTCGAATTGCCTGGTGCTGTCCGCGCTTACCGTACTGGCGACCTGATGACCCTGGAGAGTAATGGCGAATACCGTTACGCCGGTCGCTGCGACGAGCAATTGAAAATCAGCGGTTTCCGCATCGAGCCCGGCGAGATCGAAGCCGCGCTGCAAACCAGCCCGAACGTGACCGCTGCCCATGTCGGTGTACACGATTACGGCGATGGCGACTTGCGACTGGTGGCTTATGTGGTACCAGGCCAAGGCGTCGATGCCTGGACCGAGCAGTCCCGCAGCGAAGTTGCCGCACTGATGGCCGACAGTTTGCCGGAGTACATGCGCCCTTCGGTGTATGTGCCGCTGGCAGCGTTGCCGGTCACCCAACACGGCAAAATCGACAAGAAACAACTGCCCTCGCCTGCCGCCGAAACGACCTCCTTGCGCGCGGCGGACGTCAAAGGCCTCAGTGAACAGGAGCACTTTGTGCTCAAGGTCTGGAGCGAAGACCTGGGTCTGAAAAACATCGGTGTCAATGATGATTTCTTCGACTTCGGCGGCACTTCTCTGGCACTGATTCGTTCGCTGAGCAAGCTCAAGATGCATTACAAAATCAACCTCGACCCGGGAATCCTGGCGGATGGCGCAACGGCCAAAGTTCTGGCCGGCCACATCTCTCGTAGCCTTGTTCAAGCCCATTGA